A stretch of the Dioscorea cayenensis subsp. rotundata cultivar TDr96_F1 chromosome 4, TDr96_F1_v2_PseudoChromosome.rev07_lg8_w22 25.fasta, whole genome shotgun sequence genome encodes the following:
- the LOC120259286 gene encoding phosphoacetylglucosamine mutase, which translates to MASEKQRSLLLESTSRFPIPPGVRFSYGTAGFRSDGLILGSTVFRAGVLAALRSIKTGHAIGLMITASHNPIFDNGVKIADPDGGMLTQKWEPFADALANAPDPQHLLDLVVQFAEEENIPLCGTQSAEVLLGRDTRPTGESLLETAKQGINAIIGAVAVDMGILTTPQLHWIVRSRNKGTKASEFDYYAQLSKSFRCLIDLIPENIVKSEVDPKVLVDGANGVGGEKLEELKKMLKGLDIEVRNSGKKGGVLNDGVGADYVQKEKVAPSSFGSIDMGLRCASLDGDADRLVYFHVLSASDNSIDLIDGDKILSLFAVFIKEQLSILNRNENDDVFNSLPARLGIVQTAYANGASTDYLKQMGLEVVFTPTGVKYLHKKAAEYDIGIYFEANGHGTIIFSEEFLSLLHARSDELSVSMAGSERHKAAVRLLAVSQLINQAVGDALSGLLLVEAVLSYMGWSIVRWSQLYADLPSRQLKVKVADRNAVVTANAETEVVQPVGLQKLIDTETAKYPRGRCFIRPSGTEDIVRVYAEASTQEAADRLANSVMQLVYQFLDFTNSHV; encoded by the exons ATGGCATCGGAGAAGCAGCGCTCCCTCCTTCTCGAATCCACTTCTCGCTTCCCAATCCCTCCAG GAGTGAGGTTTTCGTATGGAACCGCGGGGTTCCGGTCTGATGGCCTGATCCTTGGCTCCACGGTGTTCCGAGCCGGCGTGCTGGCGGCATTGCGGTCCATCAAGACCGGACACGCTATCGGATTGATGATCACTGCATCCCACAACCCGATCTTCGATAATGGCGTGAAGATCGCTGATCCAGATGGTGGCATGCTGACCCAGAAGTGGGAGCCCTTCGCTGATGCTCTTGCCAATGCCCCCGATCCCCAACACCTCCTTGAT TTGGTGGTCCAATTTGCCGAGGAGGAGAATATCCCTTTGTGTGGAACTCAATCTGCAGAGGTACTTCTGGGCAGGGACACGAGACCTACTGGAGAATCTCTCCTTGAAACTGCAAAACAA GGAATCAATGCTATAATTGGTGCTGTTGCAGTTGATATGGGGATCTTAACAACACCACAACTGCATTGGATCGTTAGGAGTAGGAATAAGGGAACAAAGGCATCCGAGTTTGATTACTATGCACAACTTTCAAAATCTTTCAG GTGCTTGATAGATTTGATTCCAGAGAACATTGTGAAAAGTGAGGTTGATCCTAAAGTTTTAGTGGATGGAGCCAATGGTGTTGGAGGAGAAAAACTGGAGGAGTTGAAAAAAATGCTGAAGGGATTGGATATTGAAGTTAGAAACTCAGGAAAGAAAGGAGGAGTGCTTAATGATGGAGTTGGAGCTGATTATGTGCAGAAAGAAAAGGTGGCCCCATCTAGTTTTGGATCTATTGACATGGGATTAAG GTGTGCAAGTTTGGATGGGGATGCAGATAGGCTCGTATATTTCCATGTCTTATCAGCAAGTGACAATAGCATTGATCTTATTGATGGAGACAAAATATTATCGCTCTTTGCAGTATTCATAAAGGAACAATTAAGCATCCTCAATaggaatgaaaatgatgatgtaTTCAATTCATTGCCAGCACGGCTTGGCATTGTTCAGACAGCTTATGCAAATGGCGCATCAACTGATTACCTCAAGCAGATGGGCCTGGAAGTTGTGTTTACTCCAACAGGAGTAAAATACCTGCACAAGAAAGCCGCAGAGTATGATATTGGTATCTATTTTGAGGCAAACGGTCATGGAACTATTATTTTTTCAGAAGAATTCTTGTCTCTGTTACATGCCAGATCAGATGAATTGTCTGTTTCCATGGCAG GTTCAGAGCGCCACAAGGCTGCTGTAAGATTGTTGGCTGTTAGTCAGTTAATAAACCAGGCAGTGGGCGATGCTCTTAGTGGCTTGCTATTAGTGGAAGCTGTGCTCAGTTACATGGGATGGTCAATTGTGAGATGGAGTCAGCTTTATGCTGATCTTCCTAGCAGACAGCTGAAG GTGAAAGTTGCGGATAGAAATGCAGTTGTCACCGCTAACGCAGAAACAGAGGTGGTCCAGCCTGTTGGTCTACAGAAGCTTATTGATACTGAAACTG CCAAATACCCAAGAGGACGGTGTTTTATTCGTCCCTCTGGCACAGAAGACATTGTCCGTGTTTATGCTGAAGCATCCACACAAGAAGCAGCTGATCGCCTTGCCAACTCTGTCATGCAACTTGTCTATCAATTTCTTGATTTTACTAATTCTCATGTTTGA